A DNA window from Rossellomorea marisflavi contains the following coding sequences:
- a CDS encoding alkaline phosphatase family protein, producing MTRLTEHLIVVSFDCLSSLDYPLLQELPHFRRLLDEGALCRNVRTIYPSVTYPCHASIVTGNYPKRHGIINNTLIQPGRPSPDWYWHRSHIQGTTLYDEAKAAGLTTAALLWPVTAKANIDYNLPEIFANRPWHHQIMVSLMNGTPLYQMDLQRRFGSIRNGLEQPALDDFVLESAIHTIRTKKPGLTLIHFTDLDTMRHYHGFSSKEALDAIHRHDDRLGRIMHALDESGCEYTLIALGDHSALDEDTAIQLNVCFKEQGWITCNQKGKVTDWQVYAKGCDGSSYVYVRDEGLMDRVHRLLRALQKEGGIEEIFTGYEAGLMGADGSAAFMLEAEKGYYFKDFTEGDFLHRITPQDVQDRNYTWGSHGYSPSKEQYGTMFMAMGNGIRKTEIPLMNLVDEGPTMARLLGLDLGDTDGVCRHELLDAANIEQEDGKG from the coding sequence ATGACCCGCCTGACTGAGCATCTTATCGTCGTATCATTTGACTGCCTGTCTTCACTGGATTATCCCCTTTTGCAAGAGCTCCCGCACTTCAGACGCCTGCTCGATGAAGGGGCATTATGCCGGAATGTGCGCACCATTTATCCATCGGTCACCTACCCTTGTCATGCGTCGATCGTGACGGGTAACTATCCGAAGCGTCATGGGATCATCAATAATACGCTCATCCAGCCGGGACGCCCTTCGCCCGACTGGTACTGGCACCGCTCTCACATCCAGGGAACCACCCTCTACGATGAAGCAAAGGCAGCCGGGCTTACAACGGCCGCCCTTCTATGGCCCGTAACTGCGAAAGCAAACATCGATTACAATCTTCCCGAGATATTCGCCAACCGTCCGTGGCACCACCAGATCATGGTTTCACTCATGAATGGGACCCCGCTCTACCAAATGGATCTTCAACGGCGATTCGGTTCAATAAGGAACGGTCTTGAACAACCCGCTTTGGATGATTTTGTACTGGAATCCGCTATCCATACGATCCGTACGAAGAAGCCAGGCCTGACACTCATCCATTTCACCGACCTTGATACGATGAGGCACTATCACGGATTCTCTTCCAAGGAAGCCCTTGATGCCATCCACCGTCATGATGATCGCCTGGGAAGGATCATGCATGCACTGGATGAAAGCGGATGTGAGTATACGTTGATTGCATTGGGAGATCACAGTGCACTCGACGAAGATACGGCCATCCAACTGAACGTTTGCTTCAAGGAGCAAGGGTGGATCACATGTAATCAAAAGGGGAAAGTGACCGATTGGCAGGTTTATGCTAAGGGGTGCGACGGCTCATCGTATGTTTATGTGAGAGACGAAGGGCTTATGGATAGGGTACACCGATTGTTGCGAGCGCTTCAAAAAGAAGGTGGAATCGAAGAGATCTTCACGGGATATGAAGCGGGACTCATGGGTGCAGATGGGAGTGCCGCATTCATGCTCGAGGCAGAGAAGGGCTATTACTTCAAGGACTTTACCGAGGGCGACTTCCTTCATCGCATCACCCCTCAAGATGTCCAGGATCGCAACTATACATGGGGTTCTCATGGTTACTCCCCTTCCAAGGAACAGTACGGGACGATGTTCATGGCCATGGGCAACGGAATCAGAAAGACGGAAATCCCATTGATGAATCTTGTGGATGAGGGTCCTACCATGGCACGCCTCCTCGGCCTTGACCTCGGGGATACAGATGGGGTATGCCGACATGAATTACTGGATGCAGCGAACATTGAACAGGAGGACGGAAAAGGATGA
- a CDS encoding polymer-forming cytoskeletal protein codes for MSAAQTKLYDLKISGSGTSGGGTFKDVKISGSGKIHGDLSCKDFHMSGSGKVDGKVDAEHMKTSGSSVFSGDIQTGTFTVSGSSKCNGNLTAQEVDISGSVKIAGDLFAQTLESSGACKVDGRIQGQSLETSGSLKVGKDCEVESFTSSGSVHIDGLLNADKIDIKLHHHSSIKEIGGETVVVKQSRTGKFFKQVVNFFTQKDEFLHCDLIEGDLITLENTKAKLVRGKHIIIGENCEIENVEYSHELDTKENAKVMRSTKI; via the coding sequence ATGAGTGCAGCTCAAACGAAATTATATGACTTGAAGATCAGTGGAAGCGGGACATCGGGAGGCGGCACATTCAAAGATGTGAAAATTAGCGGAAGCGGAAAGATTCATGGCGACTTATCCTGCAAGGATTTCCATATGTCTGGTTCGGGTAAGGTGGATGGAAAAGTGGATGCGGAACATATGAAAACGAGCGGCTCTTCCGTGTTTTCAGGCGACATCCAAACAGGGACCTTCACCGTAAGCGGTTCTTCCAAATGTAATGGAAACCTTACAGCACAAGAAGTTGACATCAGTGGTTCGGTGAAGATCGCCGGTGATTTATTCGCACAGACGCTCGAGAGCAGCGGAGCATGTAAAGTGGACGGAAGGATCCAGGGGCAGTCCCTTGAGACAAGCGGTTCCCTCAAGGTCGGCAAGGACTGCGAAGTGGAAAGCTTCACTTCTTCAGGCTCCGTCCATATCGACGGATTGCTGAATGCGGATAAGATTGATATCAAGCTGCATCATCACTCCTCCATCAAGGAAATCGGCGGCGAAACAGTGGTGGTCAAACAGAGCCGCACGGGGAAATTCTTCAAGCAGGTGGTCAATTTCTTCACACAAAAAGATGAGTTCCTCCACTGTGACCTCATTGAGGGGGATCTCATCACCCTGGAAAATACTAAAGCGAAGCTCGTTCGCGGGAAGCACATCATCATCGGAGAGAATTGTGAAATTGAAAACGTGGAATATTCCCATGAACTAGACACGAAAGAAAATGCAAAGGTCATGCGTTCGACCAAGATTTAA
- a CDS encoding DUF4004 family protein: MSEELISKREVLDMTGISYGQLYRWKRKNILPESWFIKKSSFTGQETYFPKEKVLERIQKIKELKDDHSLDELSAIFSPDSSTIQLSGKQVRELNLIPEDLWNLFQARETFTGQDLLHGKILHIAKEEGVEEEALKELVSFLESSPPPLDYRLIGMSKGSGWMWMQLPGDSKWVMEESVKAVEMDIGSLMEQVNGSIATK, translated from the coding sequence ATGAGTGAAGAATTGATTTCCAAACGTGAAGTCCTCGATATGACCGGCATTTCCTACGGACAGCTCTACCGGTGGAAAAGAAAGAACATCCTCCCTGAAAGCTGGTTTATCAAAAAGTCCAGCTTCACGGGACAAGAAACCTACTTTCCAAAGGAGAAAGTGCTCGAACGCATACAAAAGATCAAAGAGCTGAAGGATGACCACTCCCTCGATGAGCTTTCAGCGATCTTCTCTCCTGATTCGTCCACCATCCAACTGAGTGGAAAGCAGGTAAGGGAACTGAACCTGATACCGGAAGATCTCTGGAACTTGTTCCAAGCAAGGGAAACCTTTACCGGTCAGGATCTGCTGCACGGCAAGATTTTGCACATTGCCAAAGAGGAGGGCGTGGAGGAAGAAGCATTGAAGGAGCTGGTCTCCTTTCTGGAATCTTCCCCTCCTCCCCTCGACTACAGGCTCATCGGCATGAGCAAAGGCTCGGGATGGATGTGGATGCAGCTTCCCGGTGACAGTAAGTGGGTCATGGAAGAATCCGTGAAAGCCGTGGAGATGGACATCGGTTCGTTGATGGAACAAGTGAACGGCAGCATTGCAACAAAGTGA
- a CDS encoding GntR family transcriptional regulator, translating to MILNSNSSKPIYVQIAEWIETEILSDALQADQKVYSQYQLSDMLNINPATAGKGLSLLVDEEVLYKKRGLGMFVSEKAKNIILMRRKNETLGELIGNLVKEAAYLNVSEDELIRLIREEMGRGNEE from the coding sequence TTGATCTTAAATTCAAACAGTTCGAAGCCGATTTACGTCCAGATTGCCGAATGGATCGAAACGGAGATCCTTTCTGATGCCCTACAAGCAGATCAGAAAGTTTACTCACAATATCAGCTTTCCGACATGCTCAATATCAATCCGGCGACGGCTGGAAAGGGACTATCACTATTAGTAGATGAAGAAGTGCTGTACAAAAAAAGGGGGCTGGGTATGTTTGTATCGGAAAAGGCCAAGAACATCATTTTGATGAGGAGAAAAAATGAGACGCTTGGGGAACTCATCGGGAATCTGGTGAAGGAAGCCGCGTATCTGAATGTATCGGAAGACGAACTGATCCGGTTGATCAGGGAAGAAATGGGAAGGGGGAATGAAGAGTGA
- a CDS encoding ABC transporter ATP-binding protein, which translates to MSVIECNRVSKTYGGKKAVNQVTFTIEENVITGLIGRNGAGKTTLLKLLAGFIRPTDGEIRIFEETPFNSLKVSANSIYVDDQMTFSPYLNLKEILHAMKDFYPNWDMEIARKLMAHFSLDGKTYHSQLSKGMKSTFNVIVGLAARCPLTIMDEPVTGMDAAVRKDFYRMMLKDYLAHPRTMLLSSHLLTEMEDLIENILLMKDGGLCLHKSVDEIRQLVIEVSGPKEELEKWASAQDVLHMKSTTPHLALAAVRGDRLEGRIPETFAVREVAAEDACVYITGRGKGESMMSIAKADFWSTVMKQLRYKLKAYRGVYTSMIIVQVVALLLSLGSTGGSVGSSSMGYSFEVNGFSGNLILVFTMIWSFMTAIVITTKAYRYSDFLMVSNRLTSQVSSLLCLLIISIIGALTAIGADYLLRDLLILFRDAAFIFEGAAPTIQGILGTCMYLILFALSGYTCGMLVQMNKLFLFIIPAIVIGVPMTTSFMLGVRFLTEDLFLFFLDETSFSLFVGKFLLVSLPLFAVNLITGNRLEVKS; encoded by the coding sequence GTGAGTGTCATCGAGTGTAATCGAGTCTCAAAGACCTACGGTGGGAAAAAGGCCGTGAATCAGGTGACCTTCACGATCGAGGAGAATGTGATCACGGGTTTGATCGGGAGGAACGGCGCAGGGAAAACGACTTTATTGAAGCTCCTGGCAGGCTTCATACGGCCGACGGATGGGGAAATCCGCATTTTTGAAGAAACTCCCTTCAATTCCTTGAAGGTATCCGCCAACAGTATCTATGTGGATGACCAAATGACCTTTTCCCCTTATCTGAACCTGAAGGAAATCCTCCATGCCATGAAGGATTTCTATCCCAATTGGGATATGGAGATCGCCCGAAAGCTGATGGCCCATTTCTCCCTTGACGGAAAAACGTATCATAGCCAGCTCTCCAAAGGCATGAAAAGCACTTTCAACGTCATTGTCGGCCTTGCTGCACGCTGTCCCTTGACCATCATGGATGAACCCGTCACGGGGATGGACGCTGCCGTAAGGAAGGACTTCTATCGCATGATGCTGAAGGATTATCTCGCCCATCCGAGGACCATGCTCCTCTCCAGTCATCTCCTGACCGAGATGGAGGATCTTATTGAAAACATCCTCCTCATGAAGGACGGCGGGCTGTGCCTTCATAAGAGTGTAGATGAAATCAGGCAGCTTGTCATCGAAGTGAGCGGACCGAAAGAAGAACTGGAAAAGTGGGCTTCCGCGCAGGACGTGCTGCACATGAAATCCACCACCCCTCACCTGGCACTTGCTGCTGTAAGAGGGGACCGGCTTGAAGGGCGCATCCCTGAAACGTTTGCGGTCAGGGAAGTAGCGGCAGAAGACGCATGTGTATACATCACAGGAAGAGGAAAAGGGGAATCGATGATGTCTATCGCTAAGGCGGACTTTTGGAGCACCGTCATGAAACAGCTTCGATACAAACTGAAAGCTTATAGAGGGGTTTATACATCGATGATCATTGTTCAAGTTGTCGCGCTTTTACTATCCCTCGGGAGCACCGGTGGGTCGGTCGGATCCTCTTCCATGGGCTATTCCTTCGAGGTGAACGGATTTTCCGGGAACCTGATCCTGGTCTTCACGATGATCTGGTCATTCATGACGGCCATCGTCATCACGACGAAGGCGTATCGATACAGTGACTTTTTAATGGTTAGTAACAGGCTGACCAGTCAGGTTTCATCACTGCTGTGTCTATTGATCATATCCATCATCGGGGCACTCACAGCGATCGGTGCAGATTATTTACTCCGTGATCTGTTGATTTTGTTCCGGGATGCAGCGTTTATTTTTGAGGGGGCGGCACCGACGATTCAAGGAATCCTTGGAACTTGTATGTACCTGATATTGTTCGCCCTTTCAGGGTATACGTGCGGTATGCTGGTTCAGATGAATAAGCTGTTCCTCTTCATCATTCCTGCCATAGTCATCGGCGTCCCCATGACCACTTCATTTATGTTGGGAGTCCGATTCTTAACAGAAGATCTTTTCCTATTCTTTTTGGATGAGACCTCATTCAGTCTATTCGTTGGAAAGTTCCTGCTCGTCAGCCTCCCACTTTTCGCGGTGAACCTGATAACAGGAAATCGCTTGGAGGTGAAATCATGA
- a CDS encoding catalase yields MSNERHGKVNGNSKDEQLEQYRVDDKDKHLTTNQGLKVSEDEFSLKAGERGPTLIEDFHFREKMTHFDHERIPERIVHARGYAAHGEFEVYESMKDYTMAKFLQDPSVKTPVFVRFSTVAGSKGSAETVRDARGFATKFYTEEGNYDLVGNNIPVFFIQDAIKFPDFVHAVKPEPHNEMPQAASAHDTFWDFVANNQESAHMVMWAMSDRAIPRSLRMMEGFGVHTFRFVNDEGKAHFVKFHWKPILGTHSLVWDEAQKINGKDPDFHRRDLYESIENGDYPEFELGVQLIKQEDEFNFDFDVLDPTKLWPEEDVPVKIIGKMTLNRNVDNVFAETEQVAFHPGSVVPGIDFSNDPLLQGRLFSYTDTQLIRLGGPNFHELPINRPVCPFHNNQRDGYGRQTINRGQVSYHKNSLANNTPAPASPEEGGYVHYQEKVEGHKVRARSESFKDHFSQATMFWNSMSRPEKDHIIQAFSFELGKVESVDVRKQIVAMFANVSKELAAGFAEQIGLEAPEDAGSNITKSSPALSQENTKKKPQTRKVGVIVTGGFNSAVSAILNSLKEEGVQPEIISGKLGVVKGADGAELEVDHTFLTGESVLFDSIFLAGGTETNKKFTSETQYFVKEAFSHFKPIGAVHEGAEWLASAGIKEGSGVVTNEGDDFSKRFVKAISEHRHWDREVI; encoded by the coding sequence ATGAGTAATGAACGTCATGGCAAGGTGAACGGGAATAGCAAGGATGAACAGCTGGAACAGTACCGTGTGGATGATAAGGATAAGCATCTCACCACGAATCAGGGACTGAAGGTATCGGAAGATGAATTTTCCCTCAAGGCGGGGGAACGCGGTCCGACCCTGATCGAGGATTTCCACTTCCGTGAAAAGATGACACACTTTGACCACGAGCGGATCCCGGAGCGCATCGTCCATGCCAGGGGCTATGCCGCACACGGTGAGTTTGAAGTGTATGAATCGATGAAAGACTATACAATGGCGAAATTCCTTCAGGATCCGTCCGTGAAGACGCCGGTATTCGTGCGCTTTTCCACGGTGGCAGGATCGAAGGGATCTGCTGAAACCGTGCGGGATGCCCGCGGATTCGCCACGAAGTTCTATACAGAAGAAGGGAATTATGATCTTGTTGGGAACAACATCCCTGTCTTCTTCATCCAGGATGCCATCAAATTCCCTGATTTCGTCCATGCAGTAAAGCCGGAGCCTCATAATGAAATGCCACAGGCGGCTTCAGCCCATGATACATTCTGGGATTTCGTCGCCAACAACCAGGAATCGGCCCATATGGTCATGTGGGCCATGTCGGATCGTGCCATCCCTAGAAGTCTCCGCATGATGGAGGGCTTTGGCGTCCATACGTTCCGCTTTGTCAACGATGAAGGGAAGGCGCACTTTGTGAAATTCCACTGGAAGCCGATCCTCGGGACACATTCCCTTGTGTGGGATGAAGCACAGAAGATCAACGGGAAGGACCCTGACTTCCATCGCCGCGATCTTTATGAATCCATCGAGAACGGAGACTATCCGGAATTCGAGCTTGGCGTTCAGCTCATCAAGCAGGAAGACGAATTCAACTTCGACTTCGACGTATTGGATCCGACCAAGCTATGGCCGGAAGAAGATGTACCGGTCAAGATTATTGGGAAGATGACCCTCAATCGGAATGTGGATAACGTATTCGCCGAAACGGAGCAGGTGGCATTCCATCCGGGATCTGTCGTTCCGGGCATCGACTTTTCCAATGACCCGCTGCTTCAGGGAAGGCTCTTCTCCTACACGGATACGCAGCTCATCCGTCTAGGCGGACCGAACTTCCATGAACTCCCGATCAACCGTCCGGTCTGCCCGTTCCATAATAATCAGCGGGACGGTTACGGCCGCCAGACGATCAATCGTGGTCAGGTGAGCTATCACAAAAACTCACTCGCCAACAATACTCCGGCGCCGGCAAGTCCTGAGGAGGGCGGCTATGTCCACTATCAGGAGAAAGTAGAGGGCCACAAGGTCAGGGCCAGGAGTGAGAGCTTCAAAGACCACTTCTCCCAGGCGACGATGTTCTGGAACAGTATGAGCCGCCCGGAAAAGGATCACATCATCCAGGCATTCAGCTTTGAGCTCGGGAAAGTGGAGAGTGTGGACGTGAGGAAGCAGATTGTGGCCATGTTTGCCAATGTCAGTAAGGAACTGGCCGCAGGTTTTGCGGAACAAATCGGGCTTGAAGCTCCTGAGGATGCCGGTTCCAATATAACGAAATCATCTCCTGCACTCAGCCAGGAAAACACGAAGAAGAAGCCTCAGACCCGAAAAGTCGGTGTCATCGTGACAGGAGGATTCAACAGTGCAGTATCTGCCATCCTTAACTCACTTAAAGAAGAAGGGGTGCAGCCAGAGATCATATCCGGCAAGCTCGGTGTTGTCAAAGGAGCTGACGGGGCTGAGCTTGAGGTGGATCATACATTCCTGACAGGCGAATCGGTTCTGTTCGACAGCATCTTCCTCGCGGGTGGAACCGAAACAAATAAGAAGTTTACAAGTGAAACACAGTATTTCGTGAAGGAAGCCTTCTCACACTTCAAGCCGATCGGTGCCGTCCATGAAGGAGCTGAATGGCTTGCTTCTGCCGGTATCAAAGAAGGGTCAGGTGTCGTGACGAATGAAGGAGATGATTTCTCCAAACGCTTCGTCAAAGCCATTTCCGAGCACCGCCACTGGGATCGTGAAGTGATTTAA
- a CDS encoding TAXI family TRAP transporter solute-binding subunit: MKKWKIILSIVFIFIAAVVGVRTAEGNKGKKFVSVATASTGGTYYPIGVGMANIWSSHLKGEKVQASGQSSAGSIENIELLREGEAQLAILQGLISTQAYEGESTFSGKPYKDLRSVAMLWPNVEHFVLMNNKVKSGTIEDIDGTRFSVGPQASGTEQSTLVMMEGLELSKKDISPEYLGYSDTVSAMRDGRLDGGSLPAGIPISAVTDMYASNVKATVLEVTDEELDAINEISNSWYRYTIPGGTYPRIDEDIQTIAQPNLLSTTKEIDEDTIYLLTKTLYENLDEMYEVHSSAKDMTLETALDGVTVPLHAGAYKYFKEAGLDIPEELIPPEAQ; the protein is encoded by the coding sequence ATGAAGAAATGGAAGATCATCCTCAGTATCGTGTTTATCTTCATTGCCGCCGTTGTGGGGGTCAGAACCGCTGAAGGCAATAAGGGGAAAAAGTTCGTCTCTGTTGCAACTGCCTCTACAGGTGGAACCTATTACCCGATAGGGGTCGGAATGGCGAATATTTGGAGCAGCCATTTAAAGGGGGAAAAAGTTCAAGCAAGCGGGCAATCTTCTGCGGGATCCATTGAGAATATTGAATTGCTCCGGGAAGGGGAAGCGCAGCTCGCCATTTTGCAAGGGTTGATTTCCACCCAGGCTTATGAGGGGGAGAGTACGTTCTCGGGCAAGCCCTATAAAGATCTGCGATCAGTCGCCATGTTGTGGCCGAATGTCGAGCATTTTGTGCTCATGAATAACAAAGTGAAGTCGGGAACGATCGAGGATATCGATGGTACAAGGTTTTCTGTGGGACCGCAGGCAAGCGGTACAGAACAATCAACGCTGGTAATGATGGAAGGACTTGAGCTCTCCAAAAAGGATATCTCCCCTGAGTATCTCGGCTACAGCGATACGGTATCCGCCATGAGGGATGGACGTCTGGACGGAGGGTCACTGCCTGCCGGCATACCGATTTCCGCTGTTACGGATATGTACGCAAGCAATGTCAAAGCGACTGTACTCGAAGTGACGGATGAAGAATTGGATGCCATCAATGAAATTTCGAACAGCTGGTATCGTTACACGATCCCTGGCGGAACGTATCCTAGAATCGATGAAGACATCCAAACCATCGCACAGCCAAATCTTCTCTCTACTACAAAAGAAATCGACGAAGACACCATCTATCTGTTGACGAAGACCCTTTATGAAAATTTGGATGAAATGTATGAGGTTCATAGTTCAGCGAAGGACATGACGTTAGAAACAGCTCTCGACGGAGTCACGGTCCCTCTTCATGCAGGGGCGTATAAATATTTCAAAGAAGCTGGATTGGATATTCCGGAAGAATTGATTCCGCCGGAAGCACAATAA
- a CDS encoding TRAP transporter permease, which produces MSTNTEAANLDKEAGGGARELTGIYKTIAGSVAVLFSVFAIYTNGLSNIQEIYRNLIFLGLLLLLTFFFYPSGKKSSNTRFTLLDYVFIALSLAGIGYLLFNYSVIHVDRASQAITIDYVFAGITIIVLLEAARRAVGAFIPILCLITIVYALFGTYFPWIFGHAGFSLERLLYRLYMTTEGILGLTLSTASTFIVMFILFGAFLSVSGATQLFNDLALAIAGRRRGGPAQVAVLSSALTGSLSGSAVANVATTGTFTIPLMKSIGLKPKFAGAVEAAASTGGMIMPPIMGAAAFIMAGFLGISYTTVILAAIIPSFLYYIALIFAIDFEAKKLGLKGIAKENIPDVVKILKERGVLLIPILVVIGTLLAGKTALFAGFSGIGAVILASWIAKDKTSRITFRKTIQAFIDGGRGTIQVGIACAAIGIIICVVTMTGIGSTLAFNIVELTGGKLWLVLIVVMLTCIVLSMGLPSTALYIVVAVTAAPALVAAGVTPIAAHFFVFWFGALSNITPPVALASYTAAGLARANAMQTSWEALRISLPGFIIPFMIAYNPILLLQPAQDGEALSVFSIAIVVITSTIGVYALASSLGNFLITRLALLERGLLFIGALLLIKPGLLTDAAGLVICALTILYHVLTHKKRSSYEVAA; this is translated from the coding sequence ATGTCAACGAATACGGAAGCAGCGAATCTTGATAAGGAAGCAGGGGGCGGGGCAAGGGAACTGACTGGCATATATAAGACCATCGCCGGATCGGTTGCCGTGTTGTTCTCGGTCTTTGCCATCTATACAAATGGTTTATCCAACATACAGGAAATCTATCGGAATCTGATTTTTCTCGGTCTACTTTTACTTCTAACGTTCTTTTTCTACCCCTCAGGAAAGAAGTCAAGCAATACCCGGTTCACTCTTCTGGACTATGTTTTTATCGCCCTTTCTTTGGCAGGGATCGGGTATCTTCTTTTCAATTATTCCGTTATCCACGTGGATCGTGCTTCACAGGCGATTACCATCGATTATGTCTTTGCAGGAATCACGATCATCGTCCTGTTGGAGGCAGCGCGCAGGGCAGTCGGTGCATTCATTCCGATTCTCTGCCTCATCACCATCGTATATGCCCTGTTTGGCACCTACTTTCCGTGGATCTTCGGTCACGCAGGATTCTCGTTGGAACGCCTTTTGTACCGGCTCTATATGACAACGGAAGGGATCCTTGGACTGACGCTCTCGACTGCTTCCACCTTTATCGTCATGTTCATCCTCTTCGGTGCATTCCTTTCTGTCAGCGGGGCCACACAGCTGTTCAATGATCTCGCACTGGCCATTGCCGGAAGAAGACGGGGAGGACCCGCACAGGTAGCGGTGTTATCGAGTGCATTGACGGGGTCATTGAGTGGTTCGGCGGTTGCCAATGTGGCCACAACGGGCACATTCACCATTCCCTTGATGAAATCCATCGGATTGAAACCGAAATTCGCAGGAGCTGTGGAAGCAGCGGCCTCCACTGGAGGAATGATCATGCCTCCTATCATGGGGGCCGCAGCGTTCATCATGGCCGGGTTCCTCGGGATCTCCTACACGACGGTCATTCTGGCTGCCATCATTCCGAGCTTCCTGTACTATATCGCCTTGATCTTCGCCATTGATTTTGAAGCGAAGAAGCTAGGGCTGAAAGGTATTGCAAAAGAAAATATACCGGATGTCGTGAAAATCCTGAAGGAGAGAGGAGTTCTTCTCATTCCGATCCTTGTGGTCATCGGGACACTCTTGGCAGGAAAGACGGCATTATTCGCCGGTTTCTCCGGAATCGGAGCTGTTATTCTTGCAAGTTGGATCGCGAAGGACAAAACCTCCAGGATCACATTCAGGAAAACGATCCAGGCCTTCATTGACGGAGGGAGGGGGACCATACAGGTGGGAATCGCCTGTGCAGCCATTGGGATCATCATCTGTGTGGTTACGATGACGGGCATCGGTTCTACGCTCGCCTTTAATATTGTCGAGTTGACCGGTGGGAAGCTTTGGCTCGTCCTGATTGTCGTCATGCTTACCTGCATCGTGTTGAGCATGGGGCTTCCATCGACAGCCCTCTATATAGTCGTAGCTGTTACCGCTGCGCCAGCCCTTGTAGCGGCAGGTGTGACTCCGATTGCAGCCCATTTCTTCGTGTTTTGGTTCGGTGCCCTGTCCAATATCACGCCGCCTGTAGCCCTCGCTTCTTACACGGCCGCAGGACTTGCCAGAGCCAACGCCATGCAGACATCCTGGGAGGCGCTGAGAATCTCCCTTCCAGGGTTCATCATTCCGTTCATGATTGCCTATAATCCGATTCTTCTTTTACAGCCGGCTCAAGATGGAGAAGCGCTGAGTGTCTTTTCCATTGCCATCGTTGTCATCACAAGTACCATCGGGGTGTACGCCCTTGCGAGTTCATTGGGGAACTTCCTGATCACCAGGCTTGCCCTTCTTGAACGGGGCCTGCTCTTCATCGGGGCTTTGCTTTTGATCAAGCCCGGACTTCTGACAGACGCTGCCGGGCTGGTGATATGCGCTTTGACAATCCTGTACCACGTGCTTACCCATAAAAAGCGCAGTTCCTACGAAGTAGCTGCATGA
- a CDS encoding FadR/GntR family transcriptional regulator, producing MISPIERKKVSEQVLDELKRMIKDKEFPPNSKLPSENELAGMFGVSRSPIREALRVLQAGGMVESRQGGGSYVREVNLANMLDPVTFDFIHIDQVYELLEMRTVVETEAASFAAMRRTEDELEAIRKALDLFAEKMEDETSVGSEADFAFHHEIVKASGNRFLLQSVEGLRGLYERALTFSLKQNVGLARKRQQIYEEHVKIYEAIERQDEKAAAYYMKRHLINARIKLGDKRINPMKESMD from the coding sequence ATGATATCACCGATTGAAAGAAAAAAAGTATCTGAACAAGTCCTTGATGAATTGAAAAGGATGATCAAAGATAAAGAATTCCCGCCAAACTCAAAGCTGCCATCTGAAAATGAACTGGCAGGCATGTTCGGGGTCAGTCGTTCTCCGATCCGGGAGGCGCTGAGAGTACTGCAGGCAGGGGGGATGGTAGAGTCGAGGCAAGGTGGAGGAAGCTACGTGAGAGAGGTCAACCTTGCGAATATGCTGGATCCGGTCACCTTCGATTTCATCCATATCGATCAGGTCTATGAGCTTCTGGAGATGCGTACCGTCGTAGAGACAGAGGCCGCCTCTTTTGCAGCCATGAGAAGGACTGAAGATGAACTGGAGGCCATCCGGAAGGCGCTTGATCTGTTCGCCGAAAAGATGGAAGACGAAACGTCTGTCGGATCCGAAGCAGACTTTGCTTTCCACCATGAAATCGTGAAAGCTTCAGGGAATCGCTTCCTCCTGCAATCAGTGGAGGGGCTTAGGGGACTCTACGAGAGGGCTCTTACATTTTCATTGAAGCAGAATGTCGGCCTCGCCAGGAAGAGGCAGCAGATTTATGAAGAGCACGTGAAGATTTATGAAGCCATTGAACGTCAGGATGAGAAGGCAGCAGCTTACTATATGAAGAGGCATCTGATCAACGCCAGAATCAAACTCGGAGATAAGCGGATCAATCCCATGAAAGAGAGCATGGATTGA